A stretch of the Teredinibacter haidensis genome encodes the following:
- a CDS encoding TonB-dependent receptor → MPASIARLLKVAAIIMGATFSNALFAQLEPQIYELNIAAQRTDKALIQLGQATQTSVIFDFDIVSRHQSPALKGLYSLEAAAEVLVQNTPLSFEKNDGYIVVKATNPTLGTNEFARLPHTPNKDNVEEEIITIGYFNSVQRSLRAKRQAGSIIDIVVSEDLGKYPDQNVAEALQRVTGISIDRNGGEGQLVTVRGFGPEFNTVLYNGRVLATENEGREFSFDVLASELISGARAYKSYNATLPSGGIGSTIDLVSTKPLDFEGIRSGFFIKSTFDSLADTLSPHYSGLVSYSNDQFGTLISLNHEQRDYLFHSAVTEGWLIRDLSYVADKNGTGNYSMARIPRNLDFRIDTGTRTRTSGTISTQLRPNNNLLFTADALYAEFNVKSNITSSANWTHDYGETIASATLDDNNTLLSYSYKENLALAGDFVQLTRNRPTQTMLLGMNTLWHVNTWLTTNIDLSYSSARNDNGGNDEFVVAGVPNANPSYAYHQGENYPSIVHSRQSSVGDLRSHAIYFEGDDSRDTVKQLKIDFIQSSNLELIDEFEYGIFTSTRTKQKSNFKSPSGGEFSGYQFDLPDNLFSTLDASDFLEGNAPVTWFTFDTTEYVNYLWSDSHIQTAIKDTAHPLADTIDEAKAYGGSTALYKPVDSWKIKERPLEAYVQLNLSNEFRGMPWTANIGLRHSQTHITASGFQQDAIDIVHDETDPTNLNLIISDPIPVIAKNRYDHLLPALNVKLNLTEDKILRLALSRTITRPSLNRLRPTLGDYNLRVGATQASRGNPKLSAYEALNADLSWSWYYGKKHHVGINLFYKDVDNFISETTQVESLLNHEEGNFVVSIPQNAESAALAGLELSLLHTFNNGFGLQANYTSVEGIGEKSTGEDQLDFTLEGMSDTYNIIAFYERGHFHSRLAYNFRDDFLRAAISTQSQPETVEAFGQLDVSAAWQFHPNLELVFEGINITHSKLRTYSVFRERLLEYEDTGIRYSVGIRGRF, encoded by the coding sequence ATGCCAGCCAGTATTGCCCGGCTGTTAAAGGTTGCCGCCATCATAATGGGGGCAACCTTTTCCAATGCCCTTTTCGCTCAATTGGAACCTCAGATTTACGAACTAAATATTGCAGCGCAACGTACAGATAAAGCATTAATCCAGCTTGGCCAAGCAACACAAACATCTGTTATTTTCGATTTTGATATTGTAAGCCGCCACCAAAGCCCCGCATTAAAAGGCCTCTATTCACTAGAAGCTGCCGCGGAAGTACTGGTTCAAAATACCCCCTTAAGCTTCGAAAAAAATGACGGCTATATTGTTGTTAAAGCCACAAACCCCACTCTAGGTACCAACGAGTTCGCAAGACTTCCCCACACACCAAATAAAGACAATGTCGAAGAAGAAATAATTACTATTGGTTACTTCAACAGTGTCCAGCGTTCCCTCCGGGCCAAACGCCAAGCTGGCTCCATTATCGATATTGTGGTCAGCGAAGACCTGGGTAAATACCCGGACCAGAATGTGGCTGAAGCGTTACAGCGTGTTACGGGTATCTCGATTGACAGAAATGGAGGGGAAGGCCAGTTGGTCACCGTGCGGGGGTTCGGCCCGGAATTTAATACAGTACTTTATAATGGCCGTGTGCTGGCAACTGAAAACGAAGGCCGCGAATTCAGTTTCGATGTCCTTGCTTCGGAGCTTATCAGTGGTGCTCGTGCGTACAAATCCTATAACGCCACACTACCCAGTGGAGGCATTGGCTCGACCATCGACCTCGTTTCAACAAAGCCGCTCGATTTTGAAGGGATTCGCAGCGGATTCTTTATCAAATCCACATTTGACTCATTAGCCGATACGCTCTCCCCTCACTACTCGGGGCTGGTCAGCTATTCGAATGACCAATTTGGTACACTTATATCCCTCAATCACGAGCAGCGGGATTACCTGTTTCACAGCGCCGTAACAGAGGGCTGGCTGATTCGAGACCTAAGTTACGTAGCAGACAAGAATGGTACGGGTAATTACAGTATGGCGAGAATCCCCCGCAATCTGGATTTTCGAATCGACACGGGCACTCGAACCCGAACTAGCGGCACCATCTCGACACAACTGCGTCCAAACAACAACCTACTGTTTACCGCCGATGCCCTGTATGCCGAGTTCAATGTAAAATCAAACATTACTTCCTCTGCCAACTGGACACATGACTACGGCGAAACAATCGCCTCCGCGACCCTCGACGATAACAACACTTTGCTCAGCTACAGCTATAAAGAGAACCTTGCACTGGCTGGTGATTTTGTTCAACTAACACGGAACCGTCCCACGCAAACCATGCTATTGGGAATGAACACACTCTGGCATGTGAACACTTGGTTAACGACGAACATCGACTTATCCTACTCCAGCGCAAGAAATGATAACGGCGGAAACGACGAGTTTGTAGTTGCCGGTGTTCCGAACGCGAACCCGAGCTACGCCTACCATCAAGGCGAAAACTACCCCAGTATTGTTCACAGCAGACAGAGCAGTGTGGGAGACCTTCGCAGCCATGCTATTTATTTCGAAGGCGATGATTCACGAGATACGGTAAAACAGTTAAAAATAGACTTTATTCAATCCAGTAATCTCGAATTAATTGATGAATTTGAGTACGGTATTTTTACCTCAACCCGAACCAAACAGAAATCCAACTTTAAATCCCCTTCTGGTGGCGAATTTTCGGGGTATCAATTTGATCTCCCCGACAATCTTTTCAGCACACTGGATGCCTCAGACTTTCTGGAAGGCAACGCACCCGTTACTTGGTTTACTTTCGATACCACCGAATATGTCAACTATTTGTGGTCCGACTCACATATTCAAACCGCAATCAAAGACACCGCCCACCCCCTAGCGGACACGATTGACGAAGCCAAAGCCTACGGGGGCAGCACCGCTCTCTACAAACCGGTAGACTCCTGGAAAATTAAAGAAAGACCACTAGAAGCCTATGTACAACTGAACCTGTCGAATGAATTTAGGGGAATGCCATGGACTGCCAATATCGGCCTTCGCCACAGCCAAACGCATATTACTGCAAGTGGGTTTCAACAGGATGCTATTGATATTGTTCATGACGAAACCGACCCCACCAACCTCAATCTCATTATCTCTGATCCGATACCCGTTATCGCGAAAAACCGATATGACCACCTACTTCCAGCACTCAATGTAAAGCTCAACTTAACGGAAGACAAAATCCTGCGACTGGCACTATCTAGAACGATTACTCGACCAAGCTTAAATCGTTTGAGACCAACATTGGGCGACTACAACCTGCGCGTGGGAGCAACTCAGGCCAGCCGTGGAAACCCAAAATTGAGTGCTTACGAAGCACTCAATGCCGACTTGTCGTGGTCCTGGTATTACGGAAAAAAACATCATGTTGGAATCAATTTATTTTACAAAGATGTCGACAATTTTATTTCGGAAACAACACAAGTCGAATCCCTACTGAATCACGAAGAAGGCAACTTTGTTGTTTCCATTCCCCAAAATGCTGAGAGTGCAGCCCTGGCGGGGTTGGAATTGTCCCTGTTACACACGTTTAACAATGGCTTTGGCCTGCAGGCCAACTATACCTCCGTCGAAGGGATCGGCGAAAAATCTACTGGCGAAGACCAACTCGACTTCACCCTGGAGGGTATGTCCGATACCTACAATATCATCGCATTCTACGAGCGAGGCCACTTCCACTCTCGGCTAGCCTACAACTTTCGTGATGATTTCCTGCGCGCAGCCATTAGCACTCAAAGCCAGCCAGAAACCGTTGAAGCATTCGGACAACTGGATGTCAGCGCCGCCTGGCAATTCCACCCCAACCTCGAATTAGTCTTTGAGGGGATTAATATCACTCACTCCAAGCTGCGTACCTATTCAGTCTTCAGAGAACGGTTGTTGGAATACGAAGATACAGGCATTCGCTATTCAGTGGGTATTCGAGGTCGATTTTAG
- a CDS encoding FecR family protein, whose amino-acid sequence MKHALYLVKEEGLVDKANSDTNINDIKHQAAEWLVRMDEAPLSPAETNEFHQWIKQSPYHSSYFLKVVKQWDNMAILEDLARIFPRANTQTNPHQVQKSRRRWLGLPKLYAYSLTGGFAAAAFSIVLALFINIELDNTQHFETRPGERATYTLTDGSVLMLNTDTQLDVDYREERRTISLIKGEANFEVAKNKQYPFVVKAANSFVWAVGTAFNVRYLNSQVDVAVSEGTVKVFANAAPHQQKFDTVITDDNQAILTQGYSVRINRTLQEPEALNQTELEQKLAWLDGALIFNGIELGVAIEEISRYTSSNIVVKDSNVAKIRIGGHFKTDNIDSLLQTLSKSFSIKVTKLGNGDILLSKGSPYDT is encoded by the coding sequence ATGAAACACGCACTGTATCTAGTAAAGGAGGAAGGACTCGTGGATAAGGCCAACTCCGACACCAATATCAACGATATCAAACATCAGGCTGCCGAATGGCTGGTTAGAATGGACGAAGCTCCCCTTTCGCCCGCCGAAACGAACGAATTTCACCAATGGATAAAACAGAGCCCCTACCACAGCAGCTATTTTTTAAAAGTAGTCAAACAGTGGGACAACATGGCCATACTAGAGGATCTTGCAAGGATTTTTCCACGGGCGAACACTCAAACCAACCCCCATCAAGTCCAAAAATCGAGGCGCCGCTGGTTGGGACTACCCAAACTTTATGCCTACTCACTTACCGGAGGTTTTGCCGCAGCTGCCTTTTCTATTGTTCTCGCACTGTTTATTAATATTGAACTCGATAACACGCAACACTTTGAAACGCGGCCAGGCGAAAGGGCCACCTACACACTGACTGACGGCAGCGTACTGATGCTCAATACCGATACCCAACTCGATGTAGACTATAGAGAAGAAAGGCGCACAATCTCCCTGATTAAAGGTGAAGCGAATTTCGAAGTTGCCAAAAACAAGCAGTACCCTTTTGTAGTGAAAGCCGCAAATAGCTTCGTTTGGGCCGTGGGCACCGCTTTTAATGTGCGATACTTAAACAGCCAAGTCGATGTTGCTGTCAGCGAAGGAACGGTAAAAGTCTTTGCCAATGCGGCCCCCCACCAACAAAAATTTGACACCGTAATTACAGACGACAATCAGGCAATACTCACACAGGGATACAGCGTTCGTATAAACCGCACGCTGCAAGAGCCTGAAGCTCTCAACCAGACAGAACTGGAACAAAAGCTTGCCTGGCTCGACGGCGCTTTAATCTTTAATGGTATTGAGCTCGGTGTTGCAATTGAAGAAATATCTCGCTATACCTCCAGCAACATTGTCGTTAAAGACAGCAATGTCGCAAAAATTAGAATTGGTGGTCACTTTAAAACAGATAATATTGATTCCCTACTGCAAACACTGAGTAAAAGTTTTTCCATCAAAGTTACCAAACTGGGTAACGGTGACATACTTCTTTCCAAAGGATCGCCTTACGACACATAG
- a CDS encoding RNA polymerase sigma factor, translating into MQKNNDRASKTNYEGLFTELRTSLVRFASKYFKRTEDAEDIVQEAFLKVMEADKKTDISSPKSYLYRTTKNLALNEISKKANKLTDTVGDYLPESISIVGPSLEDELESKKKLEFFCQALDHLPEKCRTAFVLRRVYGYPHKRIAEEMGISTRTVEIHITRAIVRCTDFMDEMESETTDHPNETRTVSSKGGRTRG; encoded by the coding sequence ATGCAGAAAAATAACGATAGAGCCTCCAAAACTAACTACGAAGGGTTGTTCACAGAACTCCGTACCTCGCTGGTGCGATTTGCATCTAAGTACTTTAAACGTACGGAAGATGCAGAGGATATTGTTCAAGAAGCTTTTCTAAAAGTAATGGAAGCAGATAAAAAGACCGATATCAGCTCGCCCAAAAGCTACCTCTATCGCACGACTAAAAATTTAGCGCTAAACGAAATAAGCAAAAAAGCTAACAAGCTGACAGATACGGTAGGGGATTATCTTCCTGAAAGCATCTCTATAGTAGGTCCTTCACTGGAGGATGAGCTTGAATCAAAAAAGAAACTCGAATTTTTCTGTCAAGCATTAGACCATCTCCCAGAGAAATGTCGTACAGCCTTTGTACTTAGACGAGTATACGGGTACCCCCACAAACGTATAGCCGAGGAAATGGGGATCAGCACTCGAACAGTGGAAATACATATTACCCGCGCCATTGTACGCTGCACAGACTTCATGGACGAGATGGAATCAGAAACTACGGATCACCCAAATGAAACACGCACTGTATCTAGTAAAGGAGGAAGGACTCGTGGATAA